One Oryza brachyantha chromosome 3, ObraRS2, whole genome shotgun sequence DNA segment encodes these proteins:
- the LOC102699761 gene encoding glycerophosphodiester phosphodiesterase GDPD6-like encodes MAAFWHISIIVLVLLSRESNANPAAPQHSQLDVNHRKPLQTFRPYNIAHRGSNGEIPEETTAAYLRAIEEGADFIESDILATKDGHLICFHDVTLDATTDIANHTEFADRKRTYEVERQNVTGWFVVDFTLGELKSLRVKQRYSFRDQQYNGKYQIITFDEYILIALYADRVVGIYPELKNPIFINEHVKWSDGKKFEDRFVETLLKYGYRGEYMSQDWLKQPLFIQSFAPSSLVYMSKMTNSPKIFLIDDTTVRTQDTNQSYDDITSNGYLAFIRKYVVGIGPWKDTIVPPLDNYLGPPTDLVARAHALNLQVHPYTFRNENVYLHLDFHQDPYLEYEYWLGEIGVDGLFTDFTGTLHRFQECTAPYPKNQKTAEALLQKITYMIKDSGY; translated from the exons ATGGCTGCCTTCT GGCACATCTCTATCATTGTCCTTGTACTGCTTTCTCGAGAATCCAATGCCAATCCAGCTGCCCCTCAGCACAGCCAGCTGGATGTAAACCACAGGAAGCCACTTCAGACATTCAGGCCTTACAACATTGCCCACAGGGGTTCCAATGGTGAAATACCTGAAGAGACGACAGCGGCCTACCTG AGAGCTATAGAAGAAGGTGCAGACTTCATAGAATCTGACATACTTGCAACGAAGGACGGCCATCTGATATGTTTCCATGATGTTACATTGGACGCAACAACTGATATCGCCAATCATACAGAGTTTGCCGACAGGAAGAGAACCTATGAAGTTGAGAGACAAAATGTGACCGGCTGGTTTGTTG TGGATTTTACTCTTGGAGAACTGAAGTCACTTAGGGTGAAACAACGCTACAGTTTCAGGGACCAACAGTACAATG GGAAGTACCAGATTATTACATTTGATGAGTATATCTTGATTGCGCTTTATGCGGACAGGGTTGTTGGAATATACCCAGAGCTCAAGAATCCCATATTCATCAACGAGCAC GTCAAATGGTCAGATGGCAAGAAGTTTGAGGACAGGTTTGTCGAGACGCTGCTGAAGTATGGTTACAGAGGCGAATACATGTCCCAAGATTGGCTCAAGCAGCCACTGTTCATCCAATCCTTCGCACCATCTTCACTCGTTTACATGTCAAAGATGACAAACTCCCCAAAAATATTCCTAATCGACGATACCACGGTCAGAACTCAAGACACCAATCAG TCATACGACGATATAACTTCGAACGGCTACCTCGCATTCATAAGGAAGTATGTGGTTGGGATTGGGCCATGGAAAGACACAATTGTTCCTCCTCTGGACAATTACTTGGGTCCCCCAACCGATCTTGTCGCGCGAGCGCACGCTCTGAATCTTCAG GTGCATCCATACACTTTCAGAAACGAGAATGTGTACTTACACTTGGACTTCCACCAAGACCCTTACCTTGAATATGAGTACTGGCTCGGTGAGATTGGAGTCGATGGGCTGTTCACTGATTTCACCGGTACTTTGCACAGGTTCCAGGAGTGCACAGCTCCATATCCAAAGAATCAAAAGACTGCAGAGGCACTGCTGCAGAAGATTACCTACATGATAAAGGATAGTGGATACTAA
- the LOC102709164 gene encoding transcription initiation factor TFIID subunit 8-like produces MSSRGGRGGRVGGACGGGAGGAAAAGGGGGDFGRAVARAAVARMLEAAGFACAHRSALDALVDVLLRYIGQLGRAATFHANLAGRAVPNECDVIQFLEECGAAYYGFAGASSASARCLANSAVVKDMAMFVRTSKDSPFARPLPRFPVQRVPLHSASTFAALGRESGMSHVPEWLPAFPEPHTYVRTELWSDGVAKAGGDELEPARQRRKAEKSLLSLQRRLALAGGDGFRPAMLVDGAVKANELDVVQSDANPFLERALPYGEKVVSEVAMPGVGKSFSVIEAFAPAFEESKDGELDEGMDQDQNQSQKRVVPRERPPVYFRIGIDKKSMVMALNSRALSDQKDLWFLKEEKEQRAELILREAMENPHELAQL; encoded by the coding sequence ATGAGCAGCAGAGGCGGCCGGGGCGGCAGGGTTGGCGGCGCCTGTGGCGGAGGAGCaggtggggcggcggcggcaggagggggaggaggtgaCTTTGggcgggcggtggcgagggcggcggtcGCGCGGAtgctggaggcggcgggatTCGCTTGCGCGCACCGCTCGGCGTTGGACGCGCTCGTCGACGTCCTGCTGCGGTACATCGGCCAGCTCGGCCGGGCCGCCACCTTCCACGCCaacctcgccggccgcgccgtccCGAACGAGTGCGACGTCATACAGTTCCTCGAGGAGTGCGGCGCGGCGTACTATGGCTTCGCTGGGGCCTCCTCGGCTTCCGCCCGTTGCCTCGCCAactccgccgtcgtcaaggATATGGCCATGTTTGTCCGCACGTCCAAGGACTCCCCGTTCGCGAGGCCATTGCCGAGGTTTCCGGTGCAGCGCGTGCCGCTGCACTCAGCCTCCACCTTTGCGGCCTTGGGTAGGGAGAGCGGGATGAGCCATGTGCCCGAATGGCTGCCGGCCTTCCCGGAACCTCACACGTATGTGAGGACGGAGTTGTGGAGTGACGGCGTGGCTAAGGCTGGGGGGGATGAGTTGGAGCCGGCGCGGCAGCGGAGGAAGGCCGAGAAGTCGCTGCTCAGCTTGCAACGGCGGCTTGCTCTTGCAGGTGGTGATGGATTCCGACCAGCAATGCTGGTCGACGGTGCAGTCAAAGCGAACGAACTAGATGTGGTTCAGAGCGACGCGAATCCATTTCTTGAGCGAGCATTGCCTTATGGGGAGAAGGTGGTGTCAGAGGTTGCCATGCCTGGTGTGGGGAAGTCATTCTCTGTTATTGAGGCCTTCGCACCTGCATTTGAAGAATCAAAAGATGGAGAACTTGATGAGGGTATGGATCAGGACcaaaatcaaagtcagaagaGGGTGGTTCCGAGAGAGAGGCCACCGGTGTATTTTAGAATTGGGATTGATAAGAAGTCAATGGTGATGGCACTGAATTCAAGAGCTCTGAGTGACCAGAAGGATCTCTGGTTCttgaaggaggagaaggagcagAGGGCAGAGTTGATACTAAGGGAAGCAATGGAGAATCCACATGAACTTGCTCAGCTTTAA